Proteins found in one Thalassomonas actiniarum genomic segment:
- a CDS encoding peptidase domain-containing ABC transporter, protein MENPRHLLKFSGLKRLPIILQTEGAECGLACIAMVAGYHGYKTDLTQLRQSHAISMKGANLEELMQIADKLHLSSRALRLELEHLPQLKTPCILHWDMNHFVVLKKVSKNSVEIHDPGVGERRYTMEEFSKHFTGVALELSPTKEFTSEDNRVSMRLSDFWGTITGLKSTLTKVFILSVLLQAFAIASPYYMQLVVDDVILSYDKNLLAVLGIGFGLLMLIEMITGAVRSILFLHFGNLMSIQLGANLFHHLVRLPLQYFEKRHIGDVVSRFGSLQQVKELLTKGVIEAVIDGLMALTTLVMIFLYSPKLSAVVVIAIVLYALFRIAMYRPLRQMSEEVIVNQAKEQSNFMETVRGIQTIKLFGREVQRQGVWHNKYADSLNSGIRVGHLNIGYEAFNKLIFGLENVIVVYFAAILVMDGDLSVGMLFAFMAYKRQFTEKMGSLIEKIIEFKMLSLHFNRLADISLTEKEGSLQSTASGREISGGIELDNVTYRYDEKEAPVFRNLNLKITAGESVAIIGPSGCGKTTLAKIMLGLFEAESGKVEVDGLDIRQLGLSEYRKQIAAVMQDDQLLSGSIADNISFYDPELNMAQVEWAAKIAAIDKDIMKMTMGYNTLVGDMGAALSGGQIQRLLLARALYRKPKILFMDEATSNLDTSLEASVNDAVRDLDITRIIIAHRPETIASADRVIALRYGKIVDVDKPVLGKERTARQLVKLDVSDVEATTQVEPLGCDFVLA, encoded by the coding sequence ATGGAAAACCCCAGGCATCTATTAAAATTCAGCGGATTAAAGCGTTTGCCGATCATACTGCAAACGGAAGGCGCCGAGTGTGGCTTAGCTTGTATTGCTATGGTGGCAGGCTACCACGGATATAAAACCGACTTAACCCAGTTGCGTCAGTCGCATGCCATTTCGATGAAAGGGGCCAACCTGGAAGAGCTGATGCAAATTGCAGATAAACTGCATTTAAGCAGCAGGGCATTAAGGCTTGAATTGGAGCATTTACCGCAACTGAAAACCCCGTGTATTTTGCACTGGGATATGAACCACTTTGTGGTGCTGAAAAAAGTAAGCAAAAACAGCGTTGAAATTCATGATCCTGGGGTAGGGGAACGCCGCTACACCATGGAAGAGTTTTCAAAACATTTCACCGGCGTGGCATTAGAATTATCGCCGACCAAAGAGTTTACCTCTGAAGATAACCGGGTCAGTATGCGACTGTCAGATTTCTGGGGCACGATTACCGGGTTGAAATCAACCTTGACTAAAGTGTTTATCTTGTCGGTATTACTGCAGGCTTTTGCCATTGCCAGCCCTTATTATATGCAGTTGGTGGTGGATGATGTCATTTTAAGTTATGACAAGAATCTACTGGCGGTACTGGGAATAGGTTTTGGTCTGCTGATGTTGATTGAAATGATCACCGGTGCGGTCAGAAGTATCTTATTTCTGCATTTCGGGAATTTGATGAGTATCCAGTTGGGTGCCAACTTATTCCATCATCTGGTGCGTTTGCCGTTGCAGTACTTTGAAAAACGCCATATTGGTGATGTCGTCTCCCGCTTCGGCTCCTTGCAGCAAGTAAAAGAATTACTGACCAAGGGGGTGATTGAAGCGGTGATTGATGGCCTGATGGCGCTTACAACTTTAGTGATGATTTTTCTTTATAGCCCGAAACTGTCGGCTGTAGTGGTGATTGCCATTGTGCTGTATGCCTTGTTCAGAATTGCCATGTATCGGCCGTTAAGGCAAATGTCGGAAGAGGTGATCGTTAACCAGGCGAAAGAGCAGTCAAACTTTATGGAAACGGTGCGTGGCATTCAAACGATTAAGTTATTTGGCCGTGAAGTGCAAAGACAAGGGGTTTGGCACAATAAATATGCCGACAGTTTGAATTCAGGGATCCGGGTTGGCCACTTAAATATTGGTTATGAAGCCTTTAATAAGCTGATTTTCGGCCTTGAAAATGTGATTGTGGTTTATTTTGCCGCCATCCTGGTGATGGATGGGGACTTGTCGGTTGGTATGCTGTTTGCCTTTATGGCCTATAAACGCCAGTTTACCGAGAAAATGGGTAGTCTCATTGAAAAAATTATTGAATTTAAAATGTTGAGTTTACATTTTAATCGTTTGGCAGATATTTCTCTCACTGAAAAAGAGGGGAGCCTGCAAAGTACTGCCAGTGGCCGTGAAATATCAGGCGGTATCGAATTAGACAATGTGACCTATCGCTACGATGAAAAGGAAGCGCCGGTTTTTAGAAACTTAAACTTGAAGATCACAGCCGGTGAATCTGTGGCGATTATTGGTCCTTCAGGTTGTGGTAAGACTACCTTAGCGAAAATCATGCTGGGCTTGTTTGAGGCTGAAAGCGGTAAAGTCGAGGTTGACGGGCTTGATATCAGGCAACTGGGATTAAGTGAATACCGCAAGCAAATTGCCGCTGTCATGCAGGATGATCAGCTACTTTCCGGCTCTATTGCCGATAACATCAGCTTTTATGATCCCGAATTGAATATGGCACAAGTCGAATGGGCGGCGAAAATTGCCGCTATTGATAAAGACATTATGAAAATGACCATGGGCTATAACACCTTGGTTGGTGATATGGGAGCGGCACTTTCCGGCGGACAAATACAGCGCCTGTTGTTAGCACGTGCGCTGTACCGTAAACCTAAAATCCTCTTTATGGATGAAGCCACCAGTAACCTGGATACTTCACTGGAAGCTTCTGTAAATGATGCGGTGAGAGATTTAGATATTACCCGGATCATTATTGCCCATAGGCCGGAAACGATAGCCAGTGCCGACAGGGTGATAGCACTGCGTTACGGTAAAATTGTTGATGTTGACAAACCGGTATTAGGCAAGGAGCGAACAGCGCGGCAGCTGGTTAAGCTAGACGTCAGCGATGTGGAAGCAACCACGCAAGTTGAACCTTTAGGGTGTGATTTTGTACTGGCTTAA
- a CDS encoding ATP-grasp domain-containing protein yields MHHIIMGHHQDPHSQYMMEKFAQRGLSAHLFETHDFPKAVQFTFSPNNGEGYLILNDGSRLNFDEIKSVYWRNFCGVTDESTKKNFTTIDDISARDSMACLRTWFDLNNQTTWVNGWQAYQHHKEKPLQLFKVKNLGVNIPQTYVGNDLDEIRRCYSAFGKSIFKPVFGGAHTEMLTDAHLESTRVREALTKSPITVQEFIPGTNIRTYVIGDKVFSAELRSDSADFREDEDVELIVIDTPPAIAEQALKIARCLYLNWTAIDWRRDSQGNYYFLEANPSPMFIGFEKKSGIAISDHLIDFMEK; encoded by the coding sequence ATGCACCATATTATTATGGGTCATCATCAGGACCCCCACAGTCAATATATGATGGAAAAGTTTGCCCAACGCGGCCTTTCTGCTCATCTTTTTGAGACACATGATTTTCCTAAAGCGGTACAGTTTACCTTTTCGCCAAATAATGGTGAAGGGTATCTCATTCTCAATGATGGTAGCCGTTTGAACTTTGACGAAATTAAATCTGTTTACTGGCGGAATTTTTGTGGAGTAACGGATGAATCAACCAAGAAAAACTTTACCACCATAGATGATATTTCGGCACGGGACAGCATGGCATGTTTGCGCACCTGGTTTGATTTAAATAATCAAACCACCTGGGTAAACGGCTGGCAGGCGTATCAGCATCACAAAGAAAAACCCCTGCAATTATTCAAGGTGAAAAATTTAGGGGTAAACATTCCACAAACCTATGTGGGCAATGATTTAGATGAGATCCGTCGTTGTTATAGTGCTTTTGGCAAAAGCATTTTTAAACCGGTTTTTGGCGGCGCCCATACCGAAATGTTAACGGATGCGCATTTAGAGTCTACCCGGGTAAGGGAAGCGTTAACAAAGTCACCTATTACCGTACAAGAGTTTATTCCTGGCACTAACATTCGTACTTATGTTATCGGCGACAAAGTGTTCTCTGCTGAGTTGCGCAGTGACAGCGCCGACTTTAGGGAAGATGAAGATGTCGAGCTTATCGTGATAGATACGCCGCCAGCTATTGCCGAGCAGGCGTTAAAAATTGCCCGGTGTCTGTATTTGAACTGGACCGCCATTGATTGGCGTCGTGATAGTCAGGGCAATTATTATTTTCTGGAAGCGAATCCTTCACCTATGTTCATAGGGTTCGAAAAAAAATCAGGTATTGCTATCAGCGATCACTTGATTGATTTTATGGAAAAATAG
- a CDS encoding endonuclease/exonuclease/phosphatase family protein encodes MPKAFSVLSWNIEHLKGKRPDRLFRIVNTIKFENPDIFALYEVEGKTVYHSLLTELPGYSFHITEGPQTQEILVAVKHKFTAFFSQRVEFKSAYSYLRPGAMLSVRVEGQDYSLMFLHLKSQSTPIGLGIRDVQFASIYKLKRKLDKVAVGNQKANFIVLGDFNTMGMNYSGKKHDIPATAELGRLDQYLHRKSVGMRRLSKTCPNTWSNGSNSRYPAADLDQVLLSKHLKTRLWHNKLPVNEGDLSFKSGQSEVDIRGWVDQASIEEQDKWIEGYSDHCYLYFEITKTKP; translated from the coding sequence ATGCCGAAAGCTTTTTCTGTTTTGTCCTGGAATATCGAACACCTTAAAGGCAAACGTCCCGATCGCCTCTTTCGCATCGTCAACACCATCAAGTTTGAAAATCCCGACATCTTTGCCTTATACGAAGTCGAAGGAAAAACCGTGTACCACAGCCTGTTAACCGAGCTGCCGGGTTATTCCTTCCATATCACAGAAGGGCCGCAAACCCAGGAAATCTTAGTGGCGGTGAAACATAAATTTACCGCCTTTTTCAGCCAGCGGGTTGAATTCAAATCCGCTTACAGCTACCTCAGGCCCGGTGCCATGCTGTCGGTCAGGGTAGAAGGACAGGACTATAGTTTGATGTTCCTGCACCTGAAAAGCCAGAGTACGCCAATCGGTTTAGGGATCCGGGACGTACAATTTGCCAGTATCTATAAGTTAAAAAGAAAACTGGATAAGGTGGCGGTAGGTAATCAAAAAGCGAATTTTATTGTCCTGGGGGATTTTAATACCATGGGCATGAACTACAGCGGCAAGAAACACGATATACCCGCCACTGCCGAGTTGGGAAGGTTGGATCAATATCTGCACCGTAAATCCGTCGGCATGCGCCGTTTATCGAAAACCTGCCCCAATACCTGGTCTAACGGTTCCAACAGCCGCTACCCGGCAGCAGATTTAGATCAGGTGCTCCTCTCCAAGCATTTAAAAACCCGGCTCTGGCATAACAAATTGCCGGTTAATGAAGGCGATCTCAGCTTTAAAAGCGGCCAGTCTGAAGTAGATATACGCGGCTGGGTCGATCAGGCAAGTATTGAAGAGCAGGACAAGTGGATTGAAGGTTATTCAGATCATTGCTATTTATATTTTGAGATTACCAAGACTAAGCCCTAA
- a CDS encoding nidogen-like domain-containing protein — MRFKSLLCSALVFASSSVLATPIVSGLGGSAGFGENVLPANDDGSSGLIDITPALSGGLDFFGTNYSSLYVNNNGNVTFAERLGTFTPYALTGATDNPIIAPFFADVDTRAGATTASPGGNSTGSNLVYWDLDDVNNIFTVTWDDVGYFSQHNELVNSFQLALIDKGNGDFNIEFRYETINWTTGDSSGGSNGVGGTVARAGWNSGNGTDFSEINHSGNQDGMLNMPSNSNVGVDGLYVYEVRNGIVSEVPEPSTLAIFGLALCGLLGRRKFQG; from the coding sequence ATGCGTTTTAAGTCTCTGTTATGCTCTGCCCTGGTCTTTGCTTCTTCTTCGGTACTGGCTACCCCTATCGTATCCGGCTTAGGCGGTAGCGCCGGTTTCGGTGAAAATGTCCTGCCGGCAAATGATGACGGCTCTTCGGGTTTAATTGATATTACTCCGGCCCTGTCCGGCGGACTGGACTTTTTCGGTACCAACTACAGCAGCCTTTACGTCAACAATAACGGCAATGTCACCTTTGCCGAGCGTCTCGGGACTTTCACGCCATATGCGTTAACCGGCGCAACCGACAACCCGATCATCGCTCCTTTCTTTGCCGATGTTGACACCCGCGCCGGCGCCACAACGGCCTCACCCGGCGGCAATTCTACCGGCAGCAACCTGGTATACTGGGATCTGGATGATGTGAATAATATTTTCACCGTCACCTGGGATGATGTCGGTTATTTTTCTCAACACAATGAGCTGGTAAACAGCTTCCAGCTGGCATTGATCGATAAAGGCAATGGCGACTTTAATATTGAGTTCCGCTACGAAACCATCAACTGGACCACAGGTGATTCCAGTGGCGGCAGCAACGGTGTTGGCGGCACGGTAGCCCGTGCAGGCTGGAACTCTGGCAATGGTACAGACTTTAGTGAAATCAACCACTCAGGCAACCAGGACGGTATGCTGAATATGCCGTCCAACTCCAATGTCGGCGTGGACGGTTTATACGTGTATGAAGTACGCAACGGTATTGTCAGTGAAGTACCTGAGCCTTCTACTTTAGCTATTTTCGGTTTAGCCCTGTGCGGCTTGCTGGGACGCCGTAAATTTCAAGGTTAA
- a CDS encoding DUF6933 domain-containing protein: MLVFNCTKAAAEFFTTMRQGAKISPLAPPPEKTIAAALQAKSRQAATAVNPLKAVKPANNQWHWLVHAIKVKRKNVLILMDYHSRFAMTFTGLKKGNQIAFLQMFEQHLHFHIRELIPQVSTDPYIIDASLERYSHAHSGNAFYLRGDRSVQSHINDVGWHIEMTADEMGALPAGIDLIAFDCYINNTIRNQKGKKGYFVPLQTFLHQWLCQYSEVSQTQADALIKELQEKEKARYQAMHNSMFDVVADPIETEHINSEVEAILMSRINGKPAAENKNNVIRVDFSKNKH, from the coding sequence ATGCTAGTGTTTAATTGCACCAAGGCAGCAGCAGAATTTTTTACCACCATGCGCCAAGGCGCAAAAATATCTCCCCTGGCGCCGCCCCCGGAGAAGACCATCGCCGCAGCACTGCAGGCAAAAAGCCGGCAAGCGGCAACTGCTGTGAACCCCCTTAAAGCGGTAAAACCGGCTAATAATCAATGGCACTGGTTGGTACACGCCATCAAGGTTAAACGCAAAAATGTGCTGATATTAATGGATTATCACAGCCGCTTTGCCATGACTTTTACCGGCTTAAAAAAAGGCAATCAAATCGCCTTTTTACAAATGTTTGAACAGCATTTACATTTTCATATCCGGGAGCTGATACCGCAGGTGAGCACAGACCCCTATATTATCGATGCCAGCCTTGAACGATACTCCCATGCTCATAGCGGCAACGCCTTTTACCTGCGGGGAGACCGCAGCGTTCAAAGCCATATCAATGATGTCGGCTGGCATATTGAAATGACAGCAGATGAGATGGGCGCACTGCCCGCAGGCATAGACTTGATTGCTTTCGACTGTTATATCAACAATACCATCAGAAACCAAAAAGGAAAAAAAGGCTATTTTGTGCCATTGCAGACCTTTTTACATCAATGGCTGTGCCAATATAGCGAAGTCAGTCAAACGCAGGCGGATGCACTCATCAAGGAATTGCAGGAAAAGGAAAAGGCCCGTTACCAGGCCATGCATAACAGCATGTTTGATGTGGTTGCAGACCCCATTGAAACCGAGCATATCAATAGCGAAGTTGAGGCCATTTTGATGAGCCGGATTAACGGCAAACCGGCTGCTGAAAACAAAAACAATGTTATCCGCGTGGATTTTTCCAAAAACAAACATTAA
- a CDS encoding CHAT domain-containing protein: protein MASYYPGMLYWLLGVVIAYPGAGFACSSNSQGQKPLGEYQSQLPANAPLLLLIKQDDLDIHVIRKLNNREIRSNTPSGRNGYEFIYIKPGKKKTGVKLCFFSRYQDAATGSYHISQVKNANSDLIHAIELMDKAARAWSEDTELSRLLASAYFDQVAKLDITKFDLSNHARLYSLNAKIVNYQYNSALALAKALSAKVPAKSFLGYSALWGKGKVLIRQNKQKAAITPLSDAVTIAESLLVQEQSASAKDIADLKNWLAEAYLMDGQIKNGETLLNEAQILAGNDAQLLGAIYNNLGYVYLLASKLTSGRVRAQYINTSINEHKLARNYAKNAGDWLELIYIENNMGTLYQRIGSLRKAREHYWQALDLIARKGTPFRLQVIYTNLGRIYQHLGDYQKSESFLKKALEIAGQGQSSRFRLSQLQCSLGNSQRLMGRPQTALINHNLCIRSAIEENNRELLLTAQYELAEDYIHLGRIRDARKTTESIIEKLAPDIGQDSGLYSLVLNQYAKLNYREGKLDKALANIKTALKYSLSSRNPSLHIKILNETMQIYKALGNPTEALAYGQKALKEVEQLHQHLEAERLGPAWSKITHGIFLNVAEIFLNQYLKNNDSVQLYQVLNVLERSRAITLRQEFALSDEQGQKNKATDHLITLSELADSHANHSSNSSYTPLPLSFYHEHELLNFARLNDKKNAPIPPVLKYKQIQEKLRKQQTVLYYLTLKKAVYALTMTKSNIALHHLGAPENLNKLIQQARSQLADLNSSPYQTLHSLSELLLAPLSIPDDTQDLILVLHRNLHALPFSALPVISALPAYKPLSSKFNLQVVPSISSYFMSKNNGNGDSYALDLAMFADPQLSPLVKNQYEYPANKAPLQSWSRNLPHLPWTAREAGNLEKIFAKEHYQIYTGAAANRTNLRSPEVRHARILHIASHGYFHSLNPDNIGFALSANDKQGEYEPGFITLTELFSFRFNNELVVISGCDTGMGKSMDGEGMLGLSRGFISQGAKHVISTLWPVADKASAKFMQLFYHRLKQLGEVDQALRAAQNDMRTIPTYNHPFYWAAYVLNTVSPEQSISFSPKTL from the coding sequence ATGGCTAGCTATTATCCCGGCATGCTTTATTGGTTATTAGGGGTAGTCATAGCCTATCCTGGAGCAGGTTTTGCCTGTTCCAGCAATAGCCAGGGACAAAAGCCACTCGGAGAGTATCAAAGCCAGCTACCGGCAAATGCCCCTTTGCTGCTGCTCATTAAACAAGATGATCTTGATATTCACGTTATCCGCAAGCTCAATAACCGGGAAATCCGCAGCAACACACCTTCCGGGCGCAATGGTTATGAATTTATTTATATCAAGCCAGGTAAAAAAAAGACCGGCGTTAAGCTATGTTTTTTTAGCCGGTATCAAGATGCCGCAACAGGCAGCTATCACATCAGCCAGGTCAAAAACGCAAACAGCGACCTCATCCATGCCATAGAGCTTATGGATAAAGCCGCCCGCGCCTGGTCGGAAGACACCGAACTCTCCAGATTACTGGCATCCGCCTACTTTGATCAGGTGGCCAAGCTCGACATCACAAAGTTTGACTTATCCAACCATGCGCGCCTTTATAGCCTCAATGCCAAAATCGTCAATTACCAATACAACAGCGCCCTGGCCTTAGCAAAAGCACTATCGGCCAAAGTGCCGGCAAAAAGTTTCCTGGGCTACTCCGCTCTCTGGGGAAAAGGTAAAGTCCTGATCAGGCAAAATAAACAAAAAGCAGCCATAACCCCCCTCAGCGATGCCGTCACCATAGCAGAATCGCTTCTGGTTCAGGAACAATCCGCCTCAGCAAAAGATATCGCCGACCTGAAGAACTGGCTCGCCGAAGCTTATTTGATGGACGGACAAATCAAGAACGGCGAAACCCTGCTAAACGAAGCCCAGATATTGGCAGGCAATGATGCACAACTTTTAGGCGCCATTTATAACAATTTGGGTTACGTTTACCTGCTGGCAAGCAAACTCACCTCCGGACGAGTAAGGGCGCAATACATCAACACCTCCATTAACGAGCATAAACTGGCCCGTAATTATGCAAAAAATGCCGGTGACTGGTTGGAGTTAATTTATATTGAAAACAATATGGGCACTCTATACCAACGCATCGGCAGTTTACGAAAAGCCCGGGAGCATTACTGGCAAGCTTTGGATTTAATCGCCCGCAAAGGCACTCCCTTCAGGCTGCAGGTCATATACACCAATCTGGGCAGGATTTATCAACACTTGGGGGACTACCAGAAATCTGAAAGTTTTCTAAAGAAGGCGTTAGAGATTGCAGGACAAGGCCAGTCATCACGATTTCGTTTATCGCAATTGCAATGTAGTTTAGGAAATAGCCAGCGGCTGATGGGCAGGCCACAAACGGCTTTAATTAATCACAATCTATGTATCCGTAGTGCTATCGAGGAAAATAACCGGGAACTATTGCTAACAGCACAATATGAACTTGCTGAAGACTATATCCATTTAGGCAGAATCAGGGATGCCAGAAAAACCACAGAGTCAATCATAGAGAAGTTAGCGCCGGATATTGGCCAGGACAGCGGCTTATACTCTCTGGTACTCAACCAATATGCCAAACTTAATTATCGGGAGGGTAAACTCGATAAGGCACTGGCGAATATTAAAACGGCACTAAAGTATTCTCTGTCTTCACGAAATCCAAGCCTGCATATAAAAATACTCAATGAAACCATGCAGATATACAAAGCCCTCGGTAATCCCACAGAGGCGTTAGCATACGGACAAAAAGCCCTGAAAGAAGTAGAGCAACTTCATCAACATCTGGAGGCGGAGCGTCTGGGGCCGGCCTGGAGCAAAATCACCCATGGCATATTTCTGAATGTCGCCGAAATTTTTCTTAATCAATACCTAAAAAACAACGATAGCGTACAGCTATATCAAGTGCTTAATGTGTTAGAGAGATCCCGTGCGATAACCTTAAGACAAGAATTTGCTCTTTCTGATGAGCAGGGGCAAAAAAATAAAGCGACAGATCATTTAATCACACTGAGTGAGCTCGCCGACAGCCATGCCAATCACAGCTCGAATAGCAGTTATACCCCTTTGCCCCTTAGCTTTTATCATGAACATGAATTATTAAACTTTGCCCGGTTAAACGATAAAAAGAATGCCCCTATCCCGCCGGTACTCAAATATAAACAAATACAGGAAAAGCTGAGAAAGCAACAAACGGTACTTTATTATCTCACCTTAAAAAAGGCCGTATATGCGCTCACCATGACCAAATCAAATATTGCCTTACACCACCTCGGCGCCCCCGAGAATTTAAATAAATTAATTCAGCAAGCAAGAAGTCAGCTGGCAGATCTCAATTCATCCCCCTATCAAACACTGCATTCATTATCGGAATTATTACTGGCGCCACTATCTATTCCGGATGACACTCAAGATCTTATCCTGGTGCTGCATCGTAATCTGCATGCTCTTCCTTTTTCTGCCCTGCCTGTTATCAGTGCTTTACCGGCTTATAAACCCTTAAGCTCAAAGTTTAATTTACAGGTAGTGCCCTCTATCTCCAGTTATTTTATGAGTAAGAATAATGGCAATGGCGACAGCTATGCTTTAGATCTTGCCATGTTTGCCGATCCGCAACTCTCGCCGCTAGTGAAGAATCAATACGAATATCCGGCAAACAAAGCCCCCTTGCAAAGCTGGTCACGTAATTTACCTCACTTACCCTGGACCGCCCGTGAAGCCGGCAACCTGGAAAAAATCTTCGCGAAAGAGCACTATCAGATTTATACAGGCGCAGCGGCCAACCGCACGAACTTGAGGAGTCCAGAAGTACGCCATGCCCGGATTTTGCATATAGCTTCACACGGCTATTTTCATTCGCTTAACCCGGATAACATAGGTTTCGCCTTATCGGCAAATGACAAACAGGGGGAGTATGAGCCGGGGTTTATTACCCTGACCGAACTCTTTAGTTTCCGCTTTAATAATGAGTTAGTGGTCATCAGCGGCTGCGATACCGGTATGGGAAAAAGCATGGACGGTGAAGGCATGCTGGGCCTGTCGCGGGGGTTTATCTCGCAGGGAGCAAAACATGTGATCTCGACATTATGGCCGGTGGCCGACAAGGCCTCCGCAAAATTCATGCAGTTATTCTATCATCGATTGAAACAGCTTGGTGAGGTTGATCAAGCCCTGCGCGCCGCACAAAATGATATGAGAACCATCCCGACTTACAATCACCCTTTTTACTGGGCAGCTTATGTCCTCAATACCGTAAGCCCTGAGCAGTCAATAAGCTTCAGCCCTAAAACTTTATAG
- a CDS encoding peroxidase family protein, whose amino-acid sequence MNQMSQTKGSFFSLFNLPPTRFKEEALTKLGEVITQVRIDGPSPVDAGYVYLGQFITHDATRMKRGDSDHFEPGEVPINELQQLRTPSLELDSVYGEGFDDPDVAVDKQTGKMRLGPTYDADGRLRAENDLPRGEGLLAQTKDNRNDENLIIAQLHVQFLKLHNFFVDKIVAKRKQRPDAKALYEQARKLCILHYQQVVLYDFLYEMIDERVWKYIVRDKKRNLWNTTYAEEARMPLEFSAAAFRFGHSMVRGDYTVNETIGNVDLKTLFIMTGKGGMNGHAGLPADYVIDWKLYFSQLPREDPKPVGFNLAEKINLSLSFIPPFRKGRMKIPLLNLLRGNELSLPDTQTLMAFIKKEHPKLTKALKLKLLTKNELNPKVEIVIDGKTKKKRILDHVGKKYGFDEKTPLWYYILAEAQSQTKERSSGHKLGTLGSLIVAEVIYSLILLSQPSIFDKPARKTDYIPTKTGNNAGETHFKFIDLLSAIDPELATP is encoded by the coding sequence ATGAATCAAATGTCACAGACTAAAGGCAGCTTCTTCTCATTGTTTAACCTGCCGCCGACCCGGTTTAAGGAAGAGGCGTTAACCAAACTGGGTGAGGTGATCACACAAGTCAGGATAGACGGTCCCAGCCCGGTTGATGCCGGTTATGTTTATTTGGGCCAGTTTATCACCCACGATGCCACCCGGATGAAGCGGGGCGACAGCGATCATTTTGAACCGGGTGAAGTCCCTATCAATGAATTGCAGCAATTGAGAACACCGTCGCTGGAATTGGACAGCGTTTACGGCGAAGGCTTTGACGATCCTGACGTTGCCGTCGATAAGCAAACCGGCAAAATGCGCCTTGGGCCCACCTATGATGCCGACGGCAGGCTAAGGGCAGAAAACGACCTGCCCAGAGGAGAGGGTTTGCTCGCCCAAACCAAGGATAACCGTAATGATGAAAACCTGATCATTGCCCAGCTGCACGTACAATTCTTAAAGCTGCACAATTTCTTCGTTGATAAAATAGTGGCCAAAAGAAAGCAAAGACCGGACGCCAAAGCACTATATGAACAAGCCCGGAAACTGTGCATCCTGCATTACCAGCAGGTGGTGTTATATGATTTTTTATATGAAATGATCGATGAAAGGGTCTGGAAATACATTGTCAGAGATAAAAAAAGGAACCTGTGGAACACCACTTACGCCGAAGAAGCCCGTATGCCGCTGGAATTCTCAGCCGCGGCTTTCCGGTTCGGCCATTCCATGGTCAGGGGCGACTATACGGTTAACGAGACTATCGGCAATGTCGACCTGAAAACCTTGTTTATTATGACCGGCAAAGGCGGCATGAACGGACATGCGGGTCTGCCGGCTGATTATGTTATCGACTGGAAGCTCTACTTTAGCCAGCTTCCCAGGGAAGACCCTAAACCTGTGGGTTTTAACCTTGCCGAAAAAATTAACCTCTCCCTTTCTTTTATTCCGCCTTTTCGAAAGGGCAGAATGAAAATCCCCCTGTTGAACTTGTTGCGCGGCAATGAGTTGTCTTTGCCCGATACCCAGACGCTAATGGCTTTTATAAAAAAAGAGCACCCCAAGCTGACGAAAGCCCTCAAATTGAAATTACTCACTAAAAATGAATTAAACCCCAAAGTAGAGATAGTGATTGACGGAAAAACCAAAAAGAAAAGAATTTTGGATCATGTCGGCAAGAAATATGGCTTTGATGAAAAAACTCCCCTCTGGTATTACATTCTGGCGGAGGCACAAAGCCAAACCAAAGAGCGCAGCAGCGGGCATAAGTTAGGCACACTGGGCAGCTTGATTGTTGCCGAAGTCATCTATTCGCTGATCTTACTAAGCCAACCGTCAATTTTTGATAAACCTGCCAGGAAGACAGACTATATCCCCACAAAAACAGGCAACAATGCAGGAGAAACACACTTTAAATTTATTGATTTACTGTCAGCCATCGACCCTGAACTGGCAACCCCCTAA